The following proteins are co-located in the Streptomyces bottropensis ATCC 25435 genome:
- a CDS encoding L-threonylcarbamoyladenylate synthase, producing the protein MAKYYDVHPDNPQPRAISQVADSIRQGGLIAYPTDSCFALGCQLGSRDGIERIRTIRQLDDRHHFTLVCENFAQLGQFVHVDNDVFRAVKASTPGSYTFILPATREVPRKLLHPKKKTVGVRIPDHRVVQALLAELGEPLVSSTLLLPDEEEPLTQGWEIKERLDYLVDAVVDSGDCGTEPTTVIDFSSGEAEIIRKGAGDTSRFE; encoded by the coding sequence ATGGCCAAGTACTACGACGTGCATCCCGACAACCCCCAGCCGCGTGCCATCTCCCAGGTCGCCGACAGCATTCGTCAGGGCGGGCTGATCGCCTATCCGACGGACTCCTGCTTCGCGCTGGGGTGCCAGCTGGGCAGTCGTGACGGCATCGAGCGGATCCGCACGATCCGGCAGCTCGACGACCGGCACCACTTCACCCTGGTGTGCGAGAACTTCGCGCAGCTGGGTCAGTTCGTCCACGTCGACAACGACGTGTTCCGCGCCGTGAAGGCGTCGACGCCCGGCAGTTACACCTTCATCCTCCCCGCGACGCGGGAGGTGCCCCGCAAGCTCCTCCACCCGAAGAAGAAGACCGTCGGGGTGCGCATCCCCGACCACCGCGTGGTCCAGGCCCTGCTCGCGGAGCTGGGCGAACCGCTCGTCTCCAGCACCCTGCTGCTGCCCGACGAGGAGGAGCCGCTGACGCAGGGCTGGGAGATCAAGGAGCGCCTGGACTACCTGGTCGACGCGGTGGTGGACTCGGGTGACTGCGGCACGGAGCCGACGACCGTCATCGACTTCTCCAGCGGCGAGGCGGAGATCATCCGCAAGGGCGCGGGCGACACGTCACGGTTCGAGTGA
- a CDS encoding DUF6745 domain-containing protein, with amino-acid sequence MTERTSWRAVAAATGAGDRARAEAGVRLAYRRAGLREPGRIVWVRSPLEAVRLLSGAPAPGGEVLPATGASVRDAVRNGTVAAERARLHTRLGPTGWSEHWRATGADLWETTRPLIDRVRTGVVEALAPADRKEETGIRLLLLDAVLGQHDAAWLSAFDAAPGLDGLAEVARTAGWWWPYEELAVVAERPVELHRDEAGRLDRGDGPALAYADGFALHAWRGLPVPGAFLDRLGSLTPAEIRAEENAELRRVMLEFYGYDRYLEESGAKPVHRDETGVLWRIALPGDEDVVMVEVVNSTPEPDGTSRTYWLRVPPATTTARAGVAWTFGLSAEAYEPLRQT; translated from the coding sequence GTGACGGAACGGACGAGTTGGCGGGCGGTGGCGGCGGCCACGGGGGCGGGCGACCGGGCACGGGCGGAGGCGGGCGTGCGCCTGGCCTACCGACGGGCGGGGCTGCGGGAGCCCGGGCGGATCGTGTGGGTCCGCTCGCCCCTGGAGGCGGTACGGCTGCTGTCGGGGGCACCGGCACCGGGCGGTGAGGTACTGCCGGCGACCGGGGCGAGCGTCCGTGACGCGGTCCGCAACGGGACCGTCGCCGCCGAGCGGGCCCGGCTGCACACCCGGCTGGGCCCCACCGGCTGGAGCGAGCACTGGCGGGCGACGGGCGCCGACCTGTGGGAGACCACCCGGCCGCTGATCGACCGCGTCCGCACCGGAGTCGTCGAGGCGCTGGCACCCGCCGACCGCAAGGAGGAGACCGGCATCCGGCTGCTCCTCCTGGACGCCGTCCTCGGTCAGCACGACGCGGCCTGGCTGTCCGCGTTCGACGCGGCCCCCGGCCTCGACGGACTGGCCGAGGTGGCCCGCACGGCTGGCTGGTGGTGGCCGTACGAGGAGCTCGCGGTCGTCGCCGAGCGGCCCGTGGAGCTGCACCGCGACGAGGCGGGCCGGCTGGACCGGGGCGACGGGCCCGCGCTCGCCTACGCCGACGGATTCGCCCTGCACGCCTGGCGCGGGCTGCCCGTTCCCGGCGCGTTCCTCGACCGGCTGGGCTCGTTGACCCCGGCGGAGATCCGGGCGGAGGAGAACGCGGAGCTGCGCCGCGTGATGCTGGAGTTCTACGGCTACGACCGCTATCTGGAGGAGTCCGGGGCGAAGCCGGTGCACCGCGACGAGACGGGTGTGCTGTGGCGCATAGCCCTGCCCGGTGACGAGGACGTGGTGATGGTGGAGGTCGTCAACTCCACGCCGGAGCCGGACGGCACGAGCCGTACCTACTGGCTGCGGGTGCCGCCCGCGACCACCACGGCCCGCGCAGGGGTGGCCTGGACGTTCGGGCTGAGCGCCGAGGCCTACGAGCCGCTGCGGCAGACCTGA
- a CDS encoding STM4015 family protein, producing MTIGSHLEEFHGLPVHRFPKSVESPQGAGHLPAPESVAWSIAVESYDSEESWEEAFARFLACVDTEKVRALIVGAWSDAYDNGPEAIVEALVAAKDRLPALRALFLGDIVMEECEISWINQGDVSPLLEAFPELEEFGVRGGQGLGFPALRHERLRTLTVETGGMPVEAVRGVAGSDLPALVELDLWLGTSEYGGDCEVADLAPILAGTRLPALKHLALRNSEMQDDICAALASAPVVARLDVLDVSMGVLTDDGATALLTGQPLTHLTTLDLHHNYLSPALRDRLRDSLEAEGVQVDADADDAESDEEEDGTVWRFVAVGE from the coding sequence ATGACCATCGGGAGCCATCTGGAGGAGTTCCACGGCCTGCCGGTCCACCGCTTCCCGAAGTCGGTGGAGAGCCCGCAGGGCGCCGGGCACCTGCCCGCTCCCGAGTCGGTGGCCTGGAGCATCGCCGTGGAGTCCTACGACAGCGAGGAGTCGTGGGAGGAGGCGTTCGCCAGGTTCCTCGCCTGCGTCGACACCGAGAAGGTGCGGGCGCTGATCGTGGGGGCCTGGAGCGACGCCTACGACAACGGCCCCGAGGCGATCGTCGAGGCCCTGGTCGCGGCGAAGGACCGGCTGCCCGCGCTGCGCGCCCTCTTCCTCGGCGACATCGTGATGGAGGAGTGCGAGATCTCCTGGATCAACCAGGGGGACGTGAGCCCGCTGCTGGAGGCCTTCCCGGAGCTGGAGGAGTTCGGGGTGCGCGGCGGCCAGGGGCTCGGCTTCCCGGCGCTGCGGCACGAGCGGCTGCGGACCCTGACGGTCGAGACCGGCGGCATGCCCGTCGAGGCCGTCCGGGGGGTCGCGGGCAGCGACCTGCCGGCCCTCGTCGAGCTGGACCTGTGGCTCGGCACGTCCGAGTACGGGGGCGACTGCGAGGTGGCCGACCTGGCGCCGATCCTCGCGGGCACCCGCCTGCCGGCCCTCAAGCACCTGGCCCTGCGCAACAGCGAGATGCAGGACGACATCTGCGCCGCTCTGGCCTCGGCCCCCGTGGTGGCCCGCCTCGACGTCCTCGACGTGTCCATGGGCGTCCTCACCGACGACGGCGCGACCGCGCTGCTCACGGGCCAGCCGCTGACCCACCTCACCACGCTGGACCTGCACCACAACTACCTGAGCCCGGCGCTGCGCGACCGCCTCCGGGACTCCCTGGAGGCCGAGGGGGTCCAGGTCGACGCCGACGCCGACGACGCCGAGTCGGACGAGGAGGAGGACGGCACGGTCTGGCGGTTCGTCGCGGTGGGCGAGTGA
- a CDS encoding STM4014 family protein: MSGWSGAAGAGPGPYRWVVVGNGENRRVGLFVAAAEAAGVGTPRVVQWRDVLRDGGHTFADDEVVRLDSPGENAEVDRLLRGVDDPTRVEGSATWYGRFLTAVESLRGGLRLDDPADLPVLFDKRLCHARLDAAGVPVPPSPTSGGARPVRGWDDVRAAMREHGMPRVFVKPAHGSSASGVLAVESSASGRIRATTSVEVAADGRLRAPLRLHNSLRVRRYADEREIAGIVDALAADGLHIERWLPKASAHGRSADLRVLVVAGRATHAVVRTSRFPMTNLHLGGARGDLTSVVDAAGDRWRQALDICERAAACFPGTLSVGVDLLPAIGWRRFAVGEVNAFGDLLPRLTGLPGGPAEGLDTYAAQLAAVRAAMSPAPSPLPRARPQARKDHAPF; the protein is encoded by the coding sequence ATGTCCGGATGGAGCGGTGCGGCGGGGGCGGGTCCCGGCCCGTACCGGTGGGTGGTCGTCGGGAACGGGGAGAACCGGCGGGTCGGGCTGTTCGTCGCGGCGGCCGAGGCGGCCGGCGTCGGCACGCCGCGGGTGGTGCAGTGGCGGGACGTGCTGCGCGACGGCGGCCACACGTTCGCCGACGACGAGGTCGTACGGCTGGACTCACCCGGCGAGAACGCCGAGGTGGACCGGCTGCTGCGGGGCGTCGACGATCCCACGCGGGTGGAGGGCTCGGCCACCTGGTACGGCCGTTTCCTGACCGCGGTGGAGTCCTTGAGGGGCGGGCTGCGGCTGGACGATCCGGCGGATCTGCCGGTGCTGTTCGACAAGCGGCTGTGCCACGCCCGGCTCGATGCGGCGGGCGTCCCGGTGCCCCCGTCGCCCACCTCGGGCGGCGCGCGGCCGGTGCGCGGCTGGGACGACGTACGGGCGGCGATGCGGGAACACGGCATGCCGCGTGTCTTCGTGAAGCCGGCCCACGGGTCCTCCGCGTCCGGGGTGCTGGCCGTGGAGTCGTCGGCGAGCGGGCGGATCAGGGCCACCACCTCGGTGGAGGTCGCCGCCGACGGCCGGCTGCGCGCCCCGCTCCGGCTGCACAACTCGCTGCGTGTGCGGCGCTACGCGGACGAGCGGGAGATCGCCGGCATCGTCGACGCCCTCGCGGCCGACGGGCTGCACATCGAGCGGTGGCTGCCGAAGGCGTCCGCGCACGGGAGGTCCGCCGATCTGCGGGTGCTGGTCGTGGCGGGCCGGGCCACGCACGCCGTCGTGCGCACCAGCCGCTTCCCGATGACCAATCTCCATCTGGGCGGGGCCCGGGGCGATCTCACGTCGGTCGTGGACGCGGCGGGAGACCGTTGGCGGCAGGCGCTCGACATCTGTGAGCGGGCCGCCGCCTGCTTCCCCGGCACGCTGAGCGTCGGGGTGGACCTGCTGCCGGCGATCGGCTGGCGCCGGTTCGCCGTGGGCGAGGTCAACGCCTTCGGGGATCTGCTGCCCCGGCTGACCGGGCTGCCGGGCGGTCCGGCGGAGGGCCTGGACACCTACGCGGCACAGCTCGCGGCGGTGCGCGCCGCAATGTCCCCGGCCCCCTCGCCCCTCCCCCGCGCAAGGCCCCAGGCAAGGAAAGACCATGCACCCTTCTGA
- a CDS encoding STM4013/SEN3800 family hydrolase codes for MNEVVGRDDLLLLTLDTLRYDVAVELAAAGRLPNLAGHLPGGTWEKRHAPGSFTYASHQAMFAGFLPTPAAPGPHPRLFAGRFAGSETTAGRTFVFDSPDLVSALAERGYRTVCVGGVGFFNKQGALGSVLPGLFQESHWEPEFSVASPTSFESQVARAERIVAELPAGQRLFLFLNASALHQPNWFHLPGATREAGDSRVTHAAALEYIDRHVGRLFAAMSSRRRCFAVVCSDHGTAYGEDGYTGHRLGHEAVWTVPYSHFFLEPPA; via the coding sequence ATGAACGAGGTCGTGGGCCGCGACGACCTGCTGCTGCTCACCCTCGACACCCTGCGGTACGACGTGGCGGTGGAGCTGGCCGCGGCGGGCCGGCTGCCGAACCTGGCCGGGCATCTGCCGGGCGGCACCTGGGAGAAGCGGCACGCGCCCGGCAGCTTCACCTACGCCTCGCACCAGGCGATGTTCGCGGGGTTCCTGCCGACCCCGGCCGCACCGGGGCCGCATCCGCGGCTCTTCGCCGGCCGGTTCGCCGGCAGCGAGACGACCGCGGGGCGCACCTTCGTCTTCGACAGCCCCGACCTGGTGTCGGCGCTCGCCGAGCGCGGCTATCGCACGGTGTGCGTCGGCGGTGTCGGCTTCTTCAACAAGCAGGGGGCCCTCGGCAGCGTCCTGCCGGGCCTGTTCCAGGAGAGCCACTGGGAGCCGGAGTTCTCCGTGGCGTCCCCGACGTCCTTCGAGTCCCAGGTGGCCCGCGCCGAGCGGATCGTGGCCGAACTGCCCGCCGGGCAGCGGCTGTTCCTGTTCCTCAACGCCTCGGCGCTGCACCAGCCGAACTGGTTCCATCTGCCGGGCGCCACCCGCGAGGCGGGCGACAGCCGGGTCACGCACGCGGCGGCCCTGGAGTACATCGACCGGCACGTCGGACGCCTCTTCGCGGCGATGAGTTCGCGGCGCCGCTGCTTCGCCGTCGTCTGCTCCGACCACGGGACCGCCTACGGCGAGGACGGCTACACCGGACACCGGCTCGGCCACGAGGCCGTGTGGACCGTCCCCTACAGCCACTTCTTCCTGGAGCCGCCCGCATGA
- a CDS encoding STM4012 family radical SAM protein: protein MTATDTATDPHTDTDTDTDTSRRPYQHYVYAYPHKTAYRELPGRPRLAELWAGESRQALSLYAHIPFCEVRCGFCNLFTRIGAPDGLTGRYLDALERQAIAVREALGDAEPVRFANAAFGGGTPTYLEAAELERLCDIAERHLGADLRAIPLSVEASPATATADRLAVLAERGTTRLSLGVQSFVAEEARAAVRPQRRSDVEAALARIRDAALPVLNIDLIYGIDGQTAASWRLSLDAALAWRPEEIYLYPLYVRPLTGLGRHADPAVADRAWDETRLRRYREGRDHLLTHGYEQVSMRMFRRTDAPPQGPDDYACQTDGMIGLGCGARSYTSRLHYSFDYAVGMSRIRTIIDEYTATEDFGRAVHGRAVDEDEARRRHLLQSLLQARGLPVADYRRRFGSDPYADFPAELELLAGRGWLTEAGEGMLRLSAEGLAHSDAIGPGFFSPAVRAAMTEYELR from the coding sequence ATGACCGCCACCGACACCGCGACCGACCCCCACACCGACACCGACACCGACACCGACACATCGCGGCGTCCCTATCAGCACTACGTGTACGCCTACCCGCACAAGACGGCGTACCGGGAGCTGCCCGGCCGACCGCGGCTCGCGGAGCTGTGGGCCGGGGAGTCCCGGCAGGCGCTCTCGCTGTACGCGCACATCCCGTTCTGCGAGGTGCGCTGCGGCTTCTGCAACCTCTTCACGCGCATCGGCGCGCCGGACGGGCTGACCGGCCGCTATCTGGACGCCCTCGAACGGCAGGCGATCGCGGTGCGGGAGGCCCTCGGGGACGCGGAGCCGGTGCGGTTCGCGAACGCCGCGTTCGGCGGTGGCACGCCGACCTATCTGGAGGCCGCCGAGCTGGAGCGGCTGTGCGACATCGCCGAGCGGCATCTGGGTGCGGACCTGCGGGCGATCCCGCTGTCGGTGGAGGCCTCCCCCGCCACCGCGACGGCCGACCGGCTGGCGGTACTGGCCGAGCGGGGCACGACCCGGCTGAGCCTAGGTGTGCAGAGCTTCGTGGCGGAGGAGGCCCGCGCGGCCGTACGCCCGCAGCGGCGGTCCGACGTGGAGGCGGCGCTGGCCCGGATCCGCGACGCCGCCCTGCCGGTCCTCAACATCGACCTGATCTACGGCATCGACGGGCAGACGGCGGCCAGTTGGCGGCTGTCCCTGGACGCGGCCCTCGCCTGGCGGCCGGAGGAGATCTACCTCTATCCGCTGTACGTCCGGCCGCTGACCGGACTCGGCCGCCACGCGGACCCGGCGGTCGCGGACCGCGCCTGGGACGAGACCCGGCTGCGGCGCTACCGCGAGGGCCGCGACCATCTGCTCACGCACGGCTACGAGCAGGTCTCCATGCGGATGTTCCGCCGCACGGACGCGCCGCCGCAGGGCCCGGACGACTACGCCTGCCAGACCGACGGCATGATCGGCCTGGGCTGCGGCGCCCGGTCGTACACGTCGAGGCTGCACTACTCCTTCGACTACGCGGTCGGCATGAGCCGGATCCGCACGATCATCGACGAGTACACGGCCACCGAGGACTTCGGCCGCGCCGTGCACGGCCGCGCGGTCGACGAGGACGAGGCACGGCGCCGTCATCTGCTGCAGTCGCTGCTCCAGGCCCGGGGGCTGCCGGTGGCGGACTACCGGCGGCGGTTCGGATCGGACCCGTACGCGGACTTCCCCGCGGAGCTGGAGCTGCTGGCCGGGCGCGGCTGGCTGACGGAGGCGGGCGAGGGGATGCTGCGCCTGTCCGCCGAGGGACTGGCCCACTCCGACGCGATCGGGCCCGGCTTCTTCTCGCCCGCCGTCCGGGCCGCGATGACCGAGTACGAGCTGCGGTGA
- a CDS encoding STM4011 family radical SAM protein — protein sequence MDLTILYRGPLASCDYDCPYCPFAKRRDSTDRLRADRAALDRFTTWAREQTGDRLSVLFTPWGEGLVRSWYREALVGLSHEPHIDRVAIQTNLSCRTEWLARADRDTVALWCTYHPGQTPYERFLDKTRRLAGMGIRFSVGVVGLPEHLEDARRLRGELPQEVYLWVNAAEGHTYTDEEAAVWSGLDPLFPFSRHPHRSAGRACRTGSTVVSVDGTGTVRRCHFVKAELGNLYDGSFRAALAPRPCPLSVCDCHIGYVHLETLPLYDVFAGGVLERVPTVEARQVIGKRVGS from the coding sequence ATGGACCTGACGATCCTGTACCGGGGCCCTCTCGCCTCCTGCGACTACGACTGCCCGTACTGCCCGTTCGCCAAGCGCCGTGACTCCACGGACCGGCTGCGGGCCGACCGCGCGGCCCTCGACCGCTTCACCACCTGGGCCCGGGAGCAGACCGGTGACCGGCTCTCGGTCCTCTTCACGCCGTGGGGCGAGGGGCTGGTGCGCTCCTGGTACCGCGAGGCGCTGGTCGGCCTCTCCCACGAGCCGCACATCGACCGGGTGGCGATCCAGACGAACCTCAGCTGCCGTACGGAGTGGCTGGCGCGGGCCGACCGGGACACGGTGGCCCTGTGGTGCACGTACCACCCGGGGCAGACCCCGTACGAGCGGTTCCTCGACAAGACGCGGCGGCTGGCCGGGATGGGCATCCGGTTCAGCGTGGGGGTCGTCGGGCTGCCCGAGCATCTGGAGGACGCGCGCCGGCTGCGCGGGGAGCTGCCGCAGGAGGTGTACCTGTGGGTGAACGCCGCCGAGGGGCACACCTACACCGACGAGGAGGCGGCGGTGTGGAGCGGGCTGGACCCCCTCTTCCCCTTCAGCCGTCATCCGCACCGCTCGGCGGGCCGGGCCTGCCGTACGGGCTCCACGGTCGTGTCGGTGGACGGCACGGGGACGGTGCGGCGCTGTCACTTCGTCAAGGCGGAGCTGGGCAACCTCTACGACGGTTCCTTCCGGGCGGCCCTCGCCCCCCGCCCGTGCCCGCTGTCCGTCTGCGACTGCCACATCGGCTACGTCCATCTGGAGACACTGCCCCTGTACGACGTCTTCGCGGGCGGCGTCCTGGAACGCGTACCGACGGTGGAGGCGCGACAGGTGATCGGAAAGCGAGTGGGTTCATGA
- a CDS encoding thioesterase II family protein produces the protein MTSAVDGGAWIRRFRPAPEAAVRLLCLPHAGGSASSCLAMARAHAPAAEVLAAQYPGRQDRYAEPPSRSIRELAERVVEAVGGDDGRPLALFGHSMGAVVAHEAALRLEAAGRAPVRLFVSGRRAPSTLGHRGSLHTASDAELLAAVRALNGTAGQVFEDEELLRLVLPALRGDYRALETYEPRPGDRLGCPVTVLTGDADPVTPVADARAWADHTDGPTEVCVFPGGHFYLDDRPEEVFDVVRRHLGL, from the coding sequence ATGACCTCGGCGGTCGACGGCGGCGCGTGGATCCGCCGGTTCCGGCCCGCCCCCGAGGCGGCGGTCCGGCTGCTGTGCCTCCCGCACGCGGGCGGCTCGGCGAGTTCCTGCCTCGCCATGGCGCGCGCCCACGCCCCGGCGGCCGAAGTGCTGGCCGCGCAGTACCCGGGGCGTCAGGACCGCTACGCCGAGCCGCCGTCGCGGAGCATCCGGGAGCTGGCCGAGCGGGTCGTCGAGGCCGTCGGCGGGGACGACGGCCGTCCGCTCGCCCTCTTCGGCCACAGCATGGGCGCGGTGGTCGCCCACGAGGCGGCGCTGCGGCTGGAGGCGGCGGGCCGGGCCCCGGTCCGGCTGTTCGTGTCGGGGCGGCGCGCTCCCTCCACGCTCGGCCACCGCGGGAGCCTGCACACGGCGAGCGATGCCGAACTCCTCGCGGCGGTACGCGCGCTGAACGGCACCGCCGGCCAGGTCTTCGAGGACGAGGAGCTGCTCCGGCTGGTCCTGCCGGCCCTGCGCGGTGACTACCGGGCCCTGGAGACGTACGAGCCGCGCCCCGGCGACCGGCTGGGCTGCCCGGTCACCGTCCTCACCGGCGACGCCGATCCCGTGACCCCGGTGGCGGACGCGCGTGCCTGGGCGGACCACACCGACGGGCCGACCGAGGTGTGCGTGTTCCCCGGCGGCCACTTCTACCTCGACGACCGGCCGGAGGAGGTCTTCGACGTCGTGCGACGGCACCTGGGGCTGTAG
- a CDS encoding response regulator, translating into MSGTNGTSSPPGPIDVLVVDDDFMVARVHRTFVERVEPFRVVGVASTGEQAVLAVDELRPDLVLLDLYLPDGFGLDVIPRLRTAGHDCDVMVISAAREADSVRGAVRHGVVDYLLKPFEFEELRSRLQRYAAQRGRLLTTVVRGQADVDRVLAGAATPASAAGALPKGMSVETAELIEGTLRGTDGSLSATECATLTGISRVSARRYLEYFHGTGSADVSLRYGVAGRPERRYSWRV; encoded by the coding sequence ATGAGCGGCACGAACGGCACGAGCAGCCCACCCGGCCCGATCGACGTGCTCGTCGTCGACGACGACTTCATGGTGGCCCGGGTCCACCGCACCTTCGTCGAACGCGTCGAGCCGTTCCGCGTCGTCGGCGTCGCCAGCACCGGCGAACAGGCCGTCCTGGCCGTCGACGAACTCCGCCCCGACCTGGTCCTGCTCGACCTCTACCTCCCCGACGGCTTCGGCCTCGACGTCATACCCCGGCTGCGCACCGCCGGCCACGACTGCGACGTCATGGTCATCAGCGCCGCCCGGGAGGCCGACAGCGTGCGCGGCGCGGTCCGCCACGGCGTCGTCGACTACCTCCTCAAACCCTTCGAGTTCGAGGAACTGCGCTCCCGGCTCCAGCGGTACGCCGCCCAGCGCGGCCGCCTCCTCACCACCGTCGTCCGCGGCCAGGCCGACGTCGACCGTGTCCTCGCCGGAGCCGCCACGCCCGCCTCGGCGGCCGGCGCCCTGCCCAAGGGCATGAGCGTCGAGACCGCCGAGCTCATCGAAGGCACCCTGCGCGGCACCGACGGCAGCCTGTCCGCCACCGAGTGCGCCACCCTCACCGGCATCTCCCGCGTCAGCGCCCGCCGCTACCTGGAGTACTTCCACGGCACCGGCAGCGCGGACGTGTCCCTGCGCTACGGGGTGGCCGGACGGCCGGAGCGCCGGTACAGCTGGCGGGTGTGA